One stretch of Pseudomonas azotoformans DNA includes these proteins:
- the argJ gene encoding bifunctional glutamate N-acetyltransferase/amino-acid acetyltransferase ArgJ, whose amino-acid sequence MAVGLGPLPTLHPVAGFELGIASAGIKRPGRKDVVVMRCAEGSTVAGVFTLNAFCAAPVILAKQRVAGTIRYLLTNTGNANAGTGEPGLVAAARTCAKLAQLTGVDASQVLPYSTGVIGEPLPVEKIEGALQAALDDLSVDNWAAAATGIMTTDTLPKGASRQFVHDGVTVTVTGISKGAGMIRPNMATMLGYIATDAKVSRDVLHSLILDGANKSFNRITIDGDTSTNDCCMLIATGQANLPEITAASGPLFAALKQAVFDVCMEVAQAIVRDGEGATKFVTVEVNGGGNHQECLDVGYTVAHSPLIKTALFASDPNWGRILAAVGRAGVPDLDVSKIDVFLGDVCIASRGARAETYTEAQGSAVMQQEEITIRIELGRGECSETIWTTDLSHEYVKINAEYRT is encoded by the coding sequence ATGGCTGTTGGTCTTGGTCCTTTGCCCACGTTGCACCCGGTTGCCGGTTTTGAACTCGGTATCGCTTCGGCCGGCATCAAGCGCCCTGGGCGCAAGGATGTAGTCGTGATGCGTTGCGCCGAAGGCTCGACCGTCGCCGGTGTGTTTACCCTCAACGCGTTCTGCGCCGCGCCGGTGATCCTGGCCAAGCAACGCGTGGCCGGTACCATCCGCTATTTGCTGACCAACACCGGCAACGCCAATGCCGGCACCGGCGAGCCTGGCCTGGTGGCGGCTGCGCGCACCTGCGCCAAGCTGGCCCAACTGACCGGCGTGGACGCCAGCCAAGTGCTGCCGTATTCCACCGGTGTGATCGGTGAGCCGTTGCCGGTCGAGAAAATCGAAGGCGCACTGCAAGCCGCGTTGGACGACCTGTCTGTGGATAACTGGGCGGCCGCCGCCACCGGCATCATGACCACCGACACCCTGCCAAAAGGCGCCAGCCGCCAGTTCGTGCACGATGGCGTGACTGTCACCGTGACCGGTATCAGCAAGGGCGCGGGCATGATCCGTCCGAACATGGCCACCATGCTCGGCTACATCGCCACCGATGCCAAAGTCTCCCGCGACGTGCTGCACAGCCTGATCCTGGACGGCGCCAACAAGTCGTTCAACCGCATCACCATCGATGGCGACACCTCGACCAACGACTGCTGCATGCTGATCGCCACCGGCCAGGCCAACCTGCCGGAGATCACCGCAGCCAGCGGCCCGCTGTTCGCCGCGTTGAAGCAGGCGGTGTTCGACGTTTGCATGGAAGTGGCCCAGGCCATCGTGCGTGACGGCGAGGGTGCTACCAAGTTCGTCACGGTTGAAGTCAACGGCGGCGGCAACCACCAGGAATGCCTGGACGTGGGTTACACCGTGGCTCACTCGCCACTGATCAAGACTGCGCTGTTCGCTTCTGACCCGAACTGGGGCCGTATCCTGGCGGCCGTTGGTCGTGCCGGTGTACCAGACCTGGATGTGAGCAAGATCGACGTGTTCCTCGGCGATGTGTGCATCGCCAGCCGTGGCGCCCGTGCTGAAACCTACACCGAAGCCCAGGGTTCGGCGGTGATGCAGCAGGAAGAAATCACCATCCGTATCGAGTTGGGTCGCGGCGAGTGCAGCGAAACCATCTGGACCACCGACCTGTCCCACGAGTACGTGAAGATCAACGCGGAATACCGTACCTAA
- a CDS encoding putative 2-dehydropantoate 2-reductase: MSTTWHILGAGSLGTLWATRLARAGVPVRLILRDEARLASYQAAKGLTLVEQGVEHTYPVIGETADSPAPIHRLLVACKAYDAQAAVAQLQQRLAPDAELILLQNGLGSQDAVAAQLPQARCIFASSTEGAFRDGDWRVVFAGHGYTWLGDAGHPTPPLWLEDLHAAGIPHDWSTDILTRLWRKLALNCAINPLTVLYQCRNGELQAHQCEVATLCAELGELLECCGQPAAALDLQHEVERVIQATAANYSSMYQDVAAGRRTEISYLLGYACQAAARHRLNLPHLQQLQVRLVEQLLARGLPRD, from the coding sequence ATGTCGACCACCTGGCATATTCTCGGCGCCGGCAGCCTGGGCACACTTTGGGCCACTCGCCTGGCGCGTGCTGGCGTGCCCGTGCGGTTGATCCTGCGCGATGAAGCGCGCTTGGCCAGTTATCAGGCAGCCAAGGGGCTGACCCTGGTGGAACAAGGCGTAGAACACACCTACCCGGTGATCGGCGAAACAGCTGACAGCCCGGCGCCGATTCATCGCCTGCTGGTGGCGTGCAAAGCCTACGACGCTCAAGCCGCCGTCGCACAGTTGCAACAGCGCCTTGCACCGGACGCCGAACTGATCCTGTTACAGAACGGCCTAGGCAGCCAGGACGCAGTCGCCGCGCAACTGCCCCAGGCCCGCTGCATCTTTGCCTCCAGCACCGAAGGCGCGTTTCGCGACGGCGACTGGCGCGTGGTGTTCGCCGGCCATGGCTACACCTGGCTGGGCGACGCGGGCCACCCCACTCCGCCGCTGTGGCTGGAGGACTTACACGCCGCCGGCATCCCCCACGACTGGAGCACCGATATCCTCACGCGGCTTTGGCGCAAGCTGGCGCTCAATTGCGCCATCAACCCGCTGACCGTGCTGTATCAGTGCCGCAATGGCGAGCTACAGGCCCACCAGTGCGAAGTCGCCACCCTCTGCGCCGAACTCGGCGAGCTGCTGGAATGCTGTGGCCAGCCCGCCGCCGCGCTGGACCTGCAACACGAGGTGGAACGGGTGATCCAGGCCACCGCCGCCAACTATTCCTCCATGTACCAGGACGTGGCCGCCGGCCGCCGCACCGAAATCAGCTACCTGTTGGGCTATGCTTGCCAGGCGGCCGCCCGTCACCGACTGAACCTGCCGCACCTTCAACAGCTGCAAGTGCGCCTGGTCGAGCAGTTGCTTGCACGCGGATTGCCCCGCGACTGA
- a CDS encoding YajQ family cyclic di-GMP-binding protein, translating into MPSFDVVSELDKHEVTNAVENAVKELDRRYDLKGKGSFEFKEKELTVNLTAEADFQLEAMIEILKLSLVKRKIDAQCLEIKDAYASGKLMKQEAILKEGIDKELAKKIVAHIKDAKLKVQAAIQGEQVRVTGKKRDDLQEAIAALRAKTFDMPLQFNNFRD; encoded by the coding sequence ATGCCTTCGTTCGACGTGGTATCCGAACTGGACAAACACGAAGTCACCAACGCCGTCGAGAACGCCGTCAAGGAGCTGGATCGCCGCTATGACTTGAAAGGCAAGGGCAGCTTCGAGTTCAAGGAAAAAGAGCTGACCGTCAACCTGACCGCTGAAGCCGATTTCCAGCTGGAAGCGATGATCGAGATCCTCAAGCTGTCGCTGGTCAAGCGCAAGATCGACGCGCAATGCCTTGAAATCAAGGACGCCTACGCCTCCGGCAAGTTGATGAAGCAGGAAGCCATCCTCAAGGAAGGCATCGACAAGGAACTTGCGAAGAAAATCGTCGCCCACATCAAGGACGCCAAGCTGAAAGTCCAGGCCGCGATCCAGGGTGAGCAGGTTCGCGTCACCGGCAAGAAGCGTGACGACCTGCAAGAAGCCATCGCGGCCCTGCGTGCCAAGACCTTCGACATGCCGCTGCAGTTCAATAACTTCCGCGACTGA
- a CDS encoding sensor histidine kinase, which produces MPLRQRLENLPVGQKLLAALLVLLTTVLLVANLTFISAAYWISQESMAPQALQAIGRLVSNPALAAEALESPAKADALLNELTSYSPLRAAALYDGDGNRLAQMQHGDRLHLPDNYRHIEAWRVTEFRSNQVITLPRAGQPSGHLLLVASSELPVAFYTGTLTASLGILIFSVLLWLVIARQIKRLITRPIHELEELSRQVTREENYALRAGRGNHDEIGSLAEAFNTMLSRIEAREQQLKRARDDSQAAYDQAQGLAEETRHTNRKLELEVQVRSKIEKKLTGFQNYLNSIIDSMPSALIALDEQLYVTQWNQEASALSGTRLDEALNQPIYLAFQPLKPYLPQIRAAVEQHTVERIERVTWFKDDEPKHYALTFYPLMGGAGRGVVIRIDDITQRLSLEEMMVQSEKMLSVGGLAAGMAHEINNPLGAILHNVQNIRRRLSPDLPKNLEHAEQVGIELETVNQYLQSREVPQLLDGIQQAGARAAKIVTHMLSFSRRSNRQMAPCDLPALIDQAVEIAGNDFDLAIGFDFKGQAIIRQFDPQLGPVPGTANELEQVLLNLLKNAAQAIHLREDDSEPGRIILRTRLNPPWAEIQVEDNGIGMSENVRKRTFEPFFTTKEIGQGTGLGLSVSYFIITNNHKGQMEVHSTLGQGTCFTLRLPLAGSQLPPYELTQLEQ; this is translated from the coding sequence ATGCCGCTGCGCCAGCGTCTTGAAAACCTACCGGTCGGGCAGAAACTGCTGGCCGCCCTGCTGGTGCTGTTGACCACCGTACTGCTGGTGGCCAACCTGACCTTTATCAGCGCCGCCTACTGGATCTCCCAGGAAAGCATGGCGCCCCAGGCCTTGCAGGCCATCGGCCGCCTGGTGTCCAACCCTGCGCTCGCCGCCGAAGCCCTCGAATCGCCGGCCAAGGCCGACGCATTGCTCAATGAGCTGACCAGTTATTCGCCGTTGCGCGCCGCCGCCCTGTACGACGGCGACGGCAACCGCCTGGCGCAGATGCAACACGGCGACCGCCTGCACCTGCCCGATAACTACCGGCATATCGAGGCCTGGCGTGTCACCGAGTTTCGCAGCAACCAGGTCATCACCCTGCCCCGCGCCGGCCAACCCTCCGGGCATTTGCTGCTGGTGGCCAGCAGTGAGCTACCAGTGGCGTTCTATACCGGCACACTGACAGCCAGCCTGGGCATCCTGATTTTCAGCGTACTGTTGTGGCTGGTCATCGCCCGCCAGATCAAACGCCTGATCACTCGGCCGATCCACGAACTGGAAGAACTGTCGCGCCAGGTCACCCGCGAAGAGAACTACGCCCTGCGCGCCGGTCGCGGCAACCACGATGAAATCGGCAGCCTGGCCGAAGCCTTCAACACCATGCTGTCGCGCATCGAAGCCCGCGAGCAGCAGCTCAAGCGTGCGCGGGACGACTCCCAGGCGGCCTACGACCAGGCCCAGGGCCTGGCCGAAGAGACGCGCCACACCAACCGCAAGCTGGAACTGGAAGTCCAGGTCCGCAGCAAGATCGAGAAGAAACTCACCGGTTTCCAGAATTACCTGAACAGCATCATCGACTCGATGCCCTCGGCATTGATCGCCCTGGATGAACAGCTTTACGTCACCCAATGGAACCAGGAAGCCAGCGCCCTCTCCGGCACGCGCCTGGACGAGGCCCTGAACCAGCCGATCTACCTGGCCTTCCAGCCGCTCAAGCCTTACTTGCCGCAGATCAGGGCAGCGGTCGAGCAACACACGGTGGAGCGCATCGAGCGCGTCACCTGGTTCAAGGACGACGAGCCCAAGCACTACGCCCTGACCTTCTACCCGCTGATGGGCGGTGCCGGACGGGGCGTGGTGATCCGTATCGATGACATCACCCAGCGCCTGTCCCTGGAAGAAATGATGGTGCAGTCGGAGAAGATGCTCTCGGTCGGCGGCCTGGCCGCCGGCATGGCCCACGAGATCAACAATCCCCTGGGCGCGATCCTGCATAACGTGCAGAACATCCGCCGCCGCTTGTCGCCTGACTTGCCGAAGAACCTGGAACACGCGGAACAGGTGGGTATCGAGTTGGAAACGGTCAACCAGTACCTGCAAAGCCGCGAAGTGCCGCAGTTGCTCGATGGCATCCAGCAGGCCGGGGCACGGGCGGCGAAGATCGTCACCCATATGCTCAGTTTCAGTCGCCGCAGCAACCGGCAGATGGCGCCTTGCGACTTGCCGGCATTGATCGACCAGGCGGTGGAGATCGCCGGTAACGATTTCGACCTGGCCATCGGCTTTGACTTCAAGGGCCAGGCGATCATCCGCCAATTCGACCCCCAACTGGGTCCGGTGCCCGGCACCGCCAACGAACTCGAACAGGTCCTGCTCAACCTGCTGAAGAACGCGGCCCAGGCCATTCACCTGCGGGAAGACGACAGCGAACCGGGGCGCATCATCCTGCGTACGCGCCTCAACCCGCCGTGGGCGGAGATCCAGGTGGAAGACAACGGCATCGGCATGAGCGAAAACGTGCGCAAACGCACCTTCGAGCCGTTCTTCACCACCAAGGAAATTGGCCAGGGCACCGGGCTGGGGCTGTCGGTGTCGTATTTCATCATCACCAACAACCACAAGGGCCAGATGGAAGTGCACTCCACCCTCGGCCAGGGCACCTGCTTTACCTTGCGCTTACCCCTGGCCGGCAGCCAACTGCCGCCTTACGAACTCACCCAACTGGAGCAATGA
- the secA gene encoding preprotein translocase subunit SecA, translating to MFAPLLKKLFGSKNEREVKRMLKTVQLVNAFEEQMVALSDEQLRAKTQEFKARIAKGETLDKLLPEAFAVAREAGKRVMGMRHFDVQLIGGMTLHEGMIAEMRTGEGKTLVATLGVYLNALSGKGVHVVTVNDYLARRDANWMRPLYEFLGLTVGVVTPFQPPEEKRTAYACDITYGTNNEFGFDYLRDNMAFSMEEKFQRELNFAVIDEVDSILIDEARTPLIISGQAEDSSRLYTEINKLIPRLEQHIEEVEGVVTKEGHFSIDEKTRQVELNEAGHQFVEEMLTQIGELAEGESLYSAHNLGLLTHVYAGLRAHKLFHRNVEYIVQDGQVVLVDEHTGRTMPGRRLSEGLHQAIEAKEHLNIQAESQTLASTTFQNYFRLYNKLSGMTGTADTEAFEFHQIYGLSVMVIPPNKPLARKDFNDLVFLTAEEKYAAIINDIKDGMAQGRPILVGTATIETSEHVSNLLNKEGIEHKVLNAKFHEKEAEIIAQAGRPGALTIATNMAGRGTDILLGGNWEVEVAALENPSPEQIAQIKADWQKRHQAVLESGGLQVIASERHESRRIDNQLRGRAGRQGDAGSSRFYLSLEDSLMRIFASDRVKNFMKALGMQSGEAIEHRMVTNAIEKAQRKVEGRNFDIRKQLLEFDDVNNEQRKVIYHMRNTLLAADNIGETIADFRQDVLNATVSAHIPPQSLPEQWDVAGLEAALKSDFGVDLPVQQWLDEDDHLYEETLREKLMAELLAAYNEKEEQASAEALRTFEKQIVLRVLDDLWKDHLSTMDHLRHGIHLRGYAQKNPKQEYKRESFTLFSELLDSIKRDSIRVLSHVQVRREDPIEEEARLRQEAEALAARMQFQHDEAPGLEAPEVLGEEVDVALAQSPVRNEQKLGRNELCYCGSGKKFKHCHGQIE from the coding sequence ATGTTTGCGCCTTTGTTAAAGAAACTTTTTGGAAGCAAGAATGAGCGCGAAGTCAAACGCATGCTCAAGACGGTGCAGCTGGTCAATGCCTTCGAAGAGCAGATGGTTGCCCTTTCGGACGAGCAATTGCGCGCCAAGACCCAAGAGTTCAAGGCCCGCATAGCCAAAGGTGAAACCCTCGACAAGCTGCTTCCCGAAGCCTTTGCGGTCGCCCGTGAAGCCGGTAAGCGTGTCATGGGCATGCGCCACTTCGACGTCCAGTTGATCGGCGGCATGACCTTGCATGAAGGCATGATTGCCGAAATGCGTACCGGTGAAGGCAAGACCCTGGTGGCAACCCTGGGCGTTTACCTCAACGCACTGTCCGGCAAGGGCGTGCACGTTGTGACGGTGAACGACTATCTGGCCCGCCGCGACGCCAACTGGATGCGCCCGCTCTATGAATTCCTCGGCCTGACCGTCGGCGTGGTAACGCCGTTCCAGCCGCCGGAAGAGAAGCGCACTGCCTACGCGTGCGACATCACCTACGGCACCAACAACGAATTCGGTTTCGACTACCTGCGCGACAACATGGCGTTCAGCATGGAAGAAAAATTCCAGCGCGAACTCAACTTTGCCGTGATCGACGAAGTCGACTCCATCCTGATCGACGAAGCCCGTACCCCGCTGATCATCTCCGGCCAGGCCGAAGACAGCTCGCGCCTGTACACCGAGATCAACAAGTTGATCCCGCGCCTGGAGCAGCACATCGAGGAAGTCGAAGGCGTGGTGACCAAAGAAGGTCACTTCAGCATCGACGAGAAGACCCGCCAGGTCGAACTCAACGAAGCCGGTCACCAGTTCGTCGAAGAAATGCTGACCCAGATCGGCGAGCTGGCCGAGGGTGAGAGCCTGTACTCGGCACACAACCTGGGCCTGTTGACCCACGTGTATGCCGGCCTGCGCGCCCACAAGCTGTTCCATCGCAACGTTGAATACATCGTGCAGGACGGCCAGGTCGTGCTGGTCGATGAACACACCGGCCGTACCATGCCGGGTCGCCGCCTGTCCGAGGGCCTGCACCAGGCCATCGAAGCGAAGGAACACCTCAACATCCAGGCTGAAAGCCAGACGTTGGCGTCCACCACCTTCCAGAACTACTTCCGTCTGTACAACAAACTGTCCGGGATGACCGGTACGGCCGACACCGAAGCGTTCGAATTCCACCAGATCTACGGCCTGTCTGTGATGGTCATTCCGCCGAACAAACCGTTGGCGCGTAAAGACTTCAATGACCTGGTGTTCCTGACCGCCGAAGAGAAATACGCGGCGATCATCAATGACATCAAGGACGGCATGGCCCAGGGTCGTCCGATCCTGGTGGGTACCGCCACCATCGAGACTTCCGAGCACGTATCGAACCTGCTCAACAAGGAAGGTATCGAGCACAAGGTCCTCAACGCCAAGTTCCACGAAAAAGAAGCCGAGATCATCGCCCAGGCCGGTCGCCCAGGCGCACTGACCATCGCCACCAACATGGCCGGTCGTGGTACCGACATCCTGTTGGGCGGCAACTGGGAAGTGGAAGTCGCGGCCCTGGAAAACCCGAGCCCCGAGCAGATCGCGCAGATCAAGGCTGACTGGCAGAAACGTCACCAGGCCGTGCTGGAATCCGGTGGCCTGCAGGTGATCGCCTCCGAGCGTCATGAATCGCGTCGTATCGACAACCAGTTGCGTGGTCGTGCCGGTCGCCAGGGTGACGCCGGTTCCAGCCGCTTCTACCTGTCCCTGGAAGACAGCCTGATGCGCATCTTCGCCTCGGACCGCGTGAAGAACTTCATGAAGGCGCTGGGCATGCAGTCCGGTGAAGCGATCGAGCACCGCATGGTGACCAACGCCATCGAGAAGGCGCAGCGCAAGGTTGAAGGCCGCAACTTCGATATTCGTAAGCAACTGCTCGAGTTCGATGACGTCAACAACGAACAGCGTAAAGTGATCTATCACATGCGTAACACGTTGCTGGCCGCCGACAACATTGGCGAGACCATCGCCGATTTCCGTCAGGACGTGCTCAACGCCACCGTCAGCGCACATATCCCGCCACAATCCCTGCCTGAACAGTGGGATGTTGCCGGCCTGGAAGCGGCGTTGAAGAGCGATTTCGGTGTGGACTTGCCAGTCCAGCAGTGGCTGGATGAAGACGACCACCTGTACGAAGAAACCCTGCGCGAAAAACTGATGGCCGAATTGCTGGCCGCGTACAACGAGAAAGAAGAGCAGGCGAGTGCCGAGGCACTGCGCACCTTCGAGAAGCAAATCGTTCTGCGCGTGCTGGACGACCTGTGGAAAGACCACCTGTCGACCATGGACCACCTGCGTCACGGCATCCACCTGCGGGGTTACGCCCAGAAGAACCCGAAGCAGGAGTACAAGCGCGAGTCGTTCACGCTGTTCTCCGAGTTGCTGGATTCGATCAAGCGCGATTCCATCCGCGTGCTGTCCCACGTTCAGGTGCGTCGCGAAGACCCGATCGAGGAAGAAGCTCGCCTGCGTCAGGAAGCCGAGGCACTGGCTGCGCGCATGCAGTTCCAGCACGACGAAGCGCCGGGCCTGGAAGCGCCTGAGGTATTGGGTGAAGAGGTCGATGTGGCCCTGGCTCAAAGCCCGGTGCGCAACGAACAGAAGCTGGGTCGCAACGAGCTGTGCTATTGCGGCTCGGGCAAGAAGTTCAAACACTGCCACGGCCAGATCGAATAA
- a CDS encoding DUF721 domain-containing protein, translating into MAFRPSPARAPAVLLRDAKPLKAIFGHAQRLGHLQRLLESQLQPAAREHCRVASWREGNLLLIVTDGHWATRLRYQQKRLQRQLMAFDEFGGLTRIQFKVQPPTTLPGVVEHTHDLSTHAAETIQATADGISNPALRAALERLAAHAKPKP; encoded by the coding sequence ATGGCATTTCGCCCCTCGCCAGCCCGCGCGCCTGCCGTGTTGCTTCGCGATGCCAAGCCGCTGAAAGCCATCTTTGGCCATGCGCAACGCCTGGGCCATCTGCAACGCCTGCTCGAAAGCCAACTGCAACCGGCCGCGCGCGAACACTGCCGCGTGGCGTCCTGGCGTGAAGGCAACCTGCTGCTAATTGTCACAGATGGCCATTGGGCGACGCGTTTGCGTTATCAGCAAAAACGCCTGCAACGTCAGTTGATGGCGTTTGATGAGTTCGGCGGCTTGACGCGCATCCAGTTCAAGGTACAACCGCCCACCACCCTGCCCGGCGTGGTGGAGCATACTCACGACCTGTCGACGCATGCCGCCGAAACCATTCAGGCAACGGCCGATGGGATCAGTAACCCTGCCTTGCGCGCAGCGCTTGAGCGGCTGGCAGCCCATGCCAAGCCCAAGCCCTGA
- a CDS encoding Nudix family hydrolase, which produces MKRVHVAAAVIRGVDGKILLARRADTQHQGGLWEFPGGKVEADESVAGALSRELQEELGIQVTTARPLIKVQHDYPDKQVLLDVWEVSAFTGEPHGAEGQPLEWVAPRDLLNYAFPAANAPIVAAARLPAEYLITPGELETPTLLRGIQKAIAGGIKLVQLRAPNGYDPKYRDLAVDAVGLCAGKAQLMLKGPFEWLGDFPAAGWHMTSAQLRKYASKGRPLPKDRWLAASCHNAEELALAEMMDVDFVTLSPVQPTQTHPDAQPLGWEQAAQLISGFSKPVFLLGGVGPAEREKAWEAGAQGVAGIRAFWPEV; this is translated from the coding sequence GTGAAACGAGTGCATGTAGCAGCAGCGGTGATCCGCGGTGTCGACGGCAAAATCCTGCTGGCGCGCCGCGCCGATACCCAGCACCAGGGCGGCCTCTGGGAATTCCCCGGCGGCAAGGTGGAAGCCGATGAATCGGTAGCCGGCGCGCTGTCCCGCGAATTGCAGGAAGAACTGGGCATCCAGGTCACCACGGCGCGGCCGCTGATCAAGGTGCAGCATGACTATCCGGACAAACAGGTGTTGCTGGATGTCTGGGAAGTGTCGGCGTTTACCGGTGAGCCCCATGGCGCCGAGGGGCAACCGCTGGAATGGGTGGCGCCTCGGGATCTGCTCAACTACGCGTTCCCGGCGGCCAATGCGCCGATTGTTGCGGCTGCGCGCTTGCCTGCCGAGTACCTGATCACCCCGGGCGAACTGGAAACCCCGACGTTACTGCGGGGGATTCAGAAAGCCATTGCTGGCGGTATCAAGCTGGTGCAATTGCGTGCGCCCAACGGCTACGACCCCAAATACCGCGACCTTGCGGTGGATGCGGTGGGCCTGTGCGCGGGCAAGGCCCAGTTGATGCTCAAGGGGCCATTTGAATGGCTGGGGGATTTTCCTGCGGCCGGTTGGCACATGACCTCGGCGCAACTGCGCAAGTACGCGAGCAAAGGCCGACCGCTGCCGAAGGATCGCTGGTTGGCGGCGTCTTGCCACAACGCTGAGGAATTGGCACTGGCAGAAATGATGGACGTGGATTTTGTCACGCTGTCACCGGTGCAGCCGACCCAGACCCATCCTGATGCGCAGCCGTTGGGCTGGGAGCAGGCGGCGCAGTTGATCAGTGGGTTCAGCAAGCCGGTGTTTCTGCTGGGTGGGGTTGGGCCGGCCGAGCGGGAGAAGGCTTGGGAGGCTGGGGCCCAGGGCGTTGCTGGAATTCGGGCGTTCTGGCCTGAGGTTTGA
- a CDS encoding cob(I)yrinic acid a,c-diamide adenosyltransferase, which translates to MGFRLSKIYTRTGDKGETGLGDGRRVPKDHPRVEAIGEVDTLNSQLGLLLANLEEQSGKHPELKDVIEVLTPCQHRLFDLGGELAMPVYKALNAAEVDRLEAAIDRWNEEVGPLENFILPGGSALIAQAHVCRSLARSAERRCQQLNSVEPLEGVGLAYINRLSDLLFVAARVIARRQGVTEVLWQAAAKPH; encoded by the coding sequence ATGGGCTTTCGCCTGTCGAAGATCTACACCCGTACCGGCGACAAAGGCGAAACCGGCCTGGGCGACGGCCGCCGCGTGCCCAAGGATCACCCACGGGTGGAGGCCATCGGCGAGGTGGATACGCTGAACAGCCAGTTGGGTTTGTTGCTGGCCAATCTTGAAGAACAGAGCGGCAAACATCCTGAGCTCAAGGATGTGATCGAAGTGCTGACCCCATGCCAGCATCGTTTGTTCGACCTGGGGGGCGAGTTGGCGATGCCGGTGTACAAGGCGTTGAATGCGGCGGAAGTGGATCGGCTGGAAGCGGCGATTGATCGCTGGAATGAAGAAGTGGGGCCGCTGGAGAACTTCATCCTGCCCGGTGGTTCGGCGTTGATCGCCCAGGCCCACGTGTGTCGCAGCCTGGCGCGCAGTGCAGAGCGGCGGTGCCAGCAGTTGAATTCGGTCGAGCCGTTGGAAGGCGTGGGGTTGGCGTATATCAATCGGTTGTCGGATTTGTTGTTTGTGGCGGCGCGGGTGATTGCAAGGCGCCAGGGGGTTACAGAAGTTTTATGGCAGGCTGCCGCTAAACCCCACTGA